A stretch of the Porifericola rhodea genome encodes the following:
- a CDS encoding alpha-1,4-glucan--maltose-1-phosphate maltosyltransferase, translating to MQKIQGRQRVVIEHLSPQVENGQFPAKRTISEEVEVQADVFADGHDKIKAILLYKHEEEETMREVPMEFIINDRWKASFTPERTGFYEYTVMSYVDHFASWQYGIKKKYEAGQDIKVELLIGAEMMEKTAERIEGGDADRLRGLSQALRRHDHDDFIREAVNIALGDEATGMMNYHYDRSDATTYPKLYKIEVERKKALFSTWYELFPRSASQEPGRHGNFHDVVRLLPEIARMGFDVIYLPPIHPIGRTFRKGLNNALQANPGDPGSCWAIGAEEGGHKAIHPELGSLDDFKHMVYEAEQQGIEIALDIAFQCSPDHPYVKDHPQWFKWRPDGTVQYAENPPKKYQDILPINFENDDWQNLWEELKSVIQYWVDQGVKIFRVDNPHTKSFAFWEWTIADIRSRHPEVIFLAEAFTRPRVMERLAKAGFNQSYTYFTWRNNPYEMKEYMHELTKTAMRDYFRPNFWPNTPDILPPVLVHGGEPAFVMRLILAATLSSNYGMYGPVYEFGINTPYPGKEEYLDSEKYEIKHWNWHQETRIKEIITRINKIRKENPALQDTYNIHFADVGNPNILCYGKHDKKTKNTIIVAVNMDPYNRHGSSVRIPLEELGINPHAPYEVYDMISYSRYTWHGDWNYVELDPYQMPAHVFRVEQQ from the coding sequence TTGCAAAAAATACAAGGAAGACAAAGAGTTGTCATAGAACACCTTTCCCCACAGGTAGAAAATGGTCAGTTTCCGGCAAAAAGAACGATAAGCGAAGAAGTAGAGGTACAAGCAGATGTATTTGCTGATGGGCATGATAAAATAAAGGCCATCCTTCTTTATAAGCATGAGGAAGAGGAGACGATGCGTGAAGTACCTATGGAGTTTATCATTAACGACCGTTGGAAAGCATCTTTTACTCCGGAGCGAACCGGCTTCTATGAATATACGGTAATGAGTTATGTAGACCATTTCGCCTCCTGGCAGTATGGTATCAAAAAAAAGTATGAGGCTGGCCAGGATATTAAGGTGGAATTGCTGATTGGTGCGGAAATGATGGAGAAAACCGCAGAGCGTATAGAAGGTGGAGACGCTGATCGTTTACGAGGATTAAGCCAGGCGCTTCGTCGCCACGACCATGATGATTTTATTCGTGAGGCTGTAAATATTGCCCTAGGCGATGAAGCAACCGGTATGATGAACTACCACTATGATCGTTCAGACGCTACTACTTATCCCAAACTTTATAAGATAGAAGTAGAAAGAAAAAAAGCGCTTTTCAGCACCTGGTATGAGCTTTTTCCTCGTTCAGCCTCGCAGGAACCTGGCCGACATGGTAATTTTCATGATGTGGTACGCCTACTTCCGGAAATTGCCAGAATGGGCTTTGATGTCATTTATTTGCCGCCCATACATCCTATTGGTAGAACTTTTAGAAAAGGACTCAACAATGCCTTACAGGCGAATCCCGGTGACCCCGGTTCTTGCTGGGCTATTGGGGCCGAAGAAGGAGGGCATAAAGCCATACACCCCGAATTAGGTAGCCTGGATGATTTCAAGCATATGGTGTATGAAGCCGAGCAGCAAGGTATAGAGATTGCTCTGGATATTGCTTTCCAGTGTTCTCCTGACCACCCCTATGTTAAAGATCATCCGCAGTGGTTTAAATGGAGACCTGATGGTACGGTGCAATATGCAGAAAATCCTCCCAAAAAATATCAGGACATTCTACCTATCAATTTTGAAAATGATGACTGGCAAAACCTTTGGGAAGAACTTAAAAGCGTAATCCAGTACTGGGTAGACCAGGGCGTCAAAATTTTTAGAGTAGATAACCCTCATACCAAATCTTTTGCTTTTTGGGAATGGACTATTGCCGATATTCGTTCTCGCCATCCTGAGGTGATCTTTCTGGCAGAAGCTTTTACGCGCCCGAGGGTGATGGAAAGACTGGCTAAAGCAGGATTTAACCAGTCCTACACTTATTTTACCTGGAGAAACAATCCTTATGAGATGAAGGAATACATGCATGAGCTTACTAAAACAGCAATGCGTGACTACTTCCGCCCTAATTTCTGGCCAAATACTCCAGACATATTGCCTCCGGTACTGGTACATGGTGGCGAACCAGCATTTGTTATGCGCCTGATACTGGCTGCTACACTTTCTTCTAATTATGGAATGTACGGGCCAGTGTATGAATTTGGAATTAATACACCTTATCCCGGAAAAGAAGAGTATCTGGACTCGGAAAAATACGAGATTAAACACTGGAACTGGCATCAGGAGACTCGCATAAAAGAGATTATTACCCGCATAAATAAAATCAGAAAAGAAAACCCCGCTTTGCAGGATACCTACAATATCCATTTTGCAGATGTAGGAAACCCTAATATTCTTTGCTATGGTAAGCATGATAAAAAAACCAAGAACACCATTATTGTAGCAGTGAATATGGATCCTTACAACCGACATGGTTCTTCGGTACGCATACCTTTAGAGGAATTAGGCATAAATCCCCATGCTCCTTATGAAGTATATGACATGATTAGTTATAGTCGCTACACCTGGCATGGTGACTGGAACTACGTGGAACTAGACCCCTATCAGATGCCAGCACATGTATTTAGAGTTGAACAACAATAA
- the treS gene encoding maltose alpha-D-glucosyltransferase gives MAKAIQLDDNLHWYKDAVIYELHIKAFKDSNGDGIGDFKGLLEKLDYLQDLGVNTIWLLPFYPSPLRDDGYDIMDYYNINPNYGNLSDFKKFMKQAKKRDLKVITELVINHTSDQHPWFQRARKAKPGSVERDFYVWSETPEKYKDVRIIFQDFEASNWTWDPVANAYYWHRFFYHQPDLNYDNPAVVEEIFKVMDFWIDMGVDGFRLDAVPYLFERDGTNCENLPETHVFLKKLRAHVDKKKPGTLLLAEANMWPEDSASYFGDGDECHMNYHFPIMPRMFMSLRMEDRYPITDILDQTPEIPETCQWAMFLRNHDELTLEMVTDEERDYMYKVYTKDPLAKINLGIRHRLAPLLDNDRKKIELMNHLLLSLPGTPVIYYGDEIGMGDNYYLGDRDGVRTPMQWTPDRNAGFSETNPQKLYLPVILDPEYQYEAVNVETQQKNSNSLLWWMKRHISMRKKHKAFSRGDINFLSAENAKVLAFTRAYEGETILVLANLSRFSQPVELDLTDFKEHIPIEIFSRNHFPRVGDSSYLFTLAPYGYEWFLLKKPQSLESSGEGMPDKPIVSIANWGELLKPKALNAIESVLADYMVNCRWFGGKARVIQNIKVKHHANVPLETSVGAFLILEVSYNEGLDEHYQLPVSFIAEEFSGFLQNKFSHSLIAPIIIDGRKGYLYDAVYNEAFRTALFQIMVKKRKAKDVGTNLLGSADKTAAKLWKTKKQNVSSRVLSAEQSNTSIIYEKDFFFKFYRKLDAAMNPDLELTRYLTETAHFHNVPRYVGALELDIKRQENMVLGMMQELVDNQGDAWTYMGDVVRRYFERVLIEQSENKSAPAMKGSLVNPVGYEKIPDKIKEIIGGAATERAALLGLRTAEMHLALASADNDKDFKPEAFSLHYQRSVYSSLQSSVRGTFQVLDKTLKKLDEPVRKEAEEIKAMRKDILKCMQQIYSHKINTMKIRNHGDYHLGQVLFTGRDFIILDFEGEPARTFSERRLKRSPLRDVAGMIRSFHYAAYNGLFRTEAFTKGEAEYLDEWAEQWYHYMSGIFMKAYIERCDGSNFLPENIEDLNTILQTFLLEKAVYELGYELNNRPGWAIIPMKGIKYIMKKYYEEEAKKNSK, from the coding sequence ATGGCCAAAGCGATTCAATTGGATGATAATCTACATTGGTATAAAGATGCCGTCATCTATGAACTACACATTAAAGCATTTAAAGATAGCAATGGGGATGGTATAGGCGATTTTAAAGGGCTGCTGGAAAAGCTAGACTACCTGCAAGACCTTGGCGTCAATACGATCTGGTTGTTACCTTTTTACCCTTCACCTCTCCGTGATGACGGTTACGATATTATGGATTACTATAATATCAACCCTAATTATGGTAATCTGAGCGACTTTAAAAAATTTATGAAGCAGGCCAAAAAGCGTGACCTGAAGGTGATTACTGAGCTGGTAATCAACCATACTTCTGATCAACACCCCTGGTTTCAGCGTGCCCGCAAGGCCAAGCCTGGTTCTGTAGAAAGAGATTTTTACGTCTGGAGCGAGACGCCCGAGAAATATAAAGATGTGCGCATCATTTTTCAGGATTTTGAAGCTTCTAACTGGACCTGGGATCCTGTAGCCAATGCTTATTACTGGCATAGGTTTTTTTACCATCAGCCAGACCTTAATTATGATAATCCTGCCGTAGTTGAAGAGATCTTTAAGGTTATGGATTTCTGGATAGATATGGGTGTTGATGGCTTTCGTCTGGATGCGGTACCTTATCTTTTTGAGAGAGACGGTACAAATTGCGAAAACCTGCCAGAAACCCATGTTTTCTTAAAGAAATTACGTGCGCACGTAGACAAAAAGAAGCCAGGGACCTTGCTATTAGCAGAAGCAAATATGTGGCCTGAAGATTCTGCATCTTACTTTGGCGATGGAGATGAGTGTCATATGAACTACCATTTTCCTATTATGCCGCGTATGTTCATGTCCCTGCGCATGGAAGATCGTTATCCTATTACTGATATTCTGGATCAGACTCCTGAAATTCCAGAAACCTGCCAGTGGGCGATGTTTCTACGTAACCATGATGAGCTTACCCTGGAAATGGTAACAGATGAGGAGCGTGACTATATGTACAAAGTATACACAAAAGATCCTCTGGCCAAGATTAACCTGGGTATACGCCATCGTCTGGCTCCTCTACTGGACAATGACAGAAAGAAAATAGAATTGATGAACCATCTGCTGCTATCTTTACCAGGTACTCCGGTAATTTACTATGGAGACGAGATAGGTATGGGGGATAATTACTATCTGGGTGATAGGGATGGTGTGCGTACACCCATGCAGTGGACTCCCGATAGAAATGCAGGTTTTTCTGAAACTAACCCACAGAAATTATACCTTCCTGTCATTCTTGATCCTGAGTATCAGTATGAGGCTGTCAATGTAGAAACTCAACAGAAAAATTCTAACTCATTGCTATGGTGGATGAAGCGCCATATTAGCATGAGAAAAAAACATAAGGCTTTTAGTAGGGGGGACATCAACTTTCTGTCTGCCGAAAATGCTAAAGTACTAGCCTTCACACGTGCTTATGAGGGTGAGACAATTTTAGTGCTTGCTAACTTATCACGTTTTTCTCAACCGGTAGAGCTAGACCTGACAGATTTCAAAGAGCATATCCCCATTGAAATATTTAGCCGCAACCATTTTCCAAGAGTAGGTGACTCCAGCTATCTGTTTACGCTGGCTCCTTACGGATACGAATGGTTTCTGCTCAAAAAACCTCAATCACTGGAAAGTTCAGGCGAAGGTATGCCCGATAAGCCTATTGTCAGTATTGCCAATTGGGGCGAATTACTTAAACCTAAAGCTTTAAATGCAATAGAGTCTGTTTTAGCTGACTATATGGTGAACTGCCGTTGGTTTGGTGGAAAGGCAAGAGTAATCCAGAACATAAAGGTAAAGCATCATGCTAATGTACCTTTGGAGACTTCAGTAGGTGCGTTTTTAATTCTGGAAGTAAGTTACAATGAAGGGTTGGATGAACATTATCAGTTGCCTGTATCTTTCATAGCTGAAGAATTTAGTGGCTTCCTGCAAAATAAATTTTCTCATAGCCTGATTGCTCCTATTATTATTGATGGCCGCAAAGGATACCTCTACGATGCAGTTTATAACGAGGCCTTCCGCACTGCTCTTTTCCAGATTATGGTTAAGAAAAGAAAGGCAAAAGATGTAGGCACTAACTTATTGGGTAGTGCTGATAAAACGGCCGCGAAGCTTTGGAAAACCAAAAAGCAAAATGTTTCTTCCAGAGTATTAAGCGCAGAACAAAGCAATACATCCATTATTTACGAAAAAGATTTCTTCTTTAAATTTTATCGTAAGCTGGATGCCGCAATGAATCCTGATCTGGAACTAACCCGCTATCTTACAGAAACAGCCCACTTCCATAATGTACCCAGATATGTAGGCGCATTGGAGTTGGATATTAAGCGACAGGAGAATATGGTACTGGGTATGATGCAGGAACTGGTGGATAATCAGGGAGATGCCTGGACTTACATGGGAGATGTTGTACGCCGTTATTTTGAACGCGTGTTAATTGAGCAGAGCGAAAACAAAAGTGCTCCTGCCATGAAGGGAAGCCTGGTCAACCCGGTTGGTTACGAAAAAATACCTGATAAAATTAAAGAAATTATTGGTGGCGCTGCTACAGAAAGAGCTGCTTTGCTCGGCCTCAGAACTGCTGAAATGCACCTTGCACTGGCTTCTGCCGATAACGATAAAGACTTTAAACCTGAAGCATTTTCATTGCACTACCAGCGTTCTGTCTATTCCTCATTACAATCTTCGGTAAGAGGTACTTTCCAGGTGCTGGACAAAACACTGAAAAAGCTGGATGAGCCGGTAAGGAAAGAGGCTGAAGAGATCAAAGCTATGCGTAAAGACATCTTAAAATGCATGCAGCAGATCTACTCTCATAAAATCAATACCATGAAGATCAGAAACCATGGAGATTACCATCTGGGTCAGGTATTATTTACTGGTAGAGATTTTATTATTCTGGATTTTGAGGGTGAACCGGCAAGAACTTTTAGCGAAAGAAGGCTTAAACGATCTCCATTACGCGATGTGGCGGGCATGATCAGGTCTTTCCACTACGCAGCCTATAATGGGTTGTTCCGCACCGAAGCTTTTACCAAGGGTGAAGCTGAGTATCTGGACGAGTGGGCAGAACAGTGGTACCATTACATGAGTGGCATATTCATGAAAGCCTACATTGAACGTTGCGATGGCAGCAACTTTCTGCCAGAAAATATAGAAGATCTGAATACTATCCTTCAGACATTCTTATTAGAGAAGGCAGTATATGAGTTGGGGTACGAGCTAAACAATCGTCCCGGCTGGGCTATAATTCCTATGAAAGGAATTAAATATATTATGAAGAAGTATTATGAGGAAGAGGCGAAGAAGAATTCAAAATAG
- the glgB gene encoding 1,4-alpha-glucan branching protein GlgB: MESSHLTRLTEFDVYLFNEGKHYNLYDKLGSHLMNHNGVDGTYFAVWAPNAEKVSVVGDFNEWNREANPMTARWDTSGVWEVFIPNVGKGTRYKYFIRSHNNGYEAEKGDPFAVHWEVPPQTASIVWDHDYTWTDSQWLEERKKKVGEDQPMAVYEVHIGSWKRKGEDGQDFMSYRELADDLPGYLKWMGYTHVEFLPVMEHPFYGSWGYQCTGYFAPSSRYGSPQDFKYLIDKLHEEGIGVILDWVPSHFPNDLHGLHYFDGTHLFEHEDPRQGYHPDWNSYIFNYGRNEVRSFLLSSALYWLKEFHADGLRVDAVASMLYLDYSRKEGEWIPNQYGGRENLEAISFLRDFNDAIDAEFPDVHTIAEESTAWPMVSRPTQIGGLGFEMKWMMGWMHDTLDYMAKDPIHRGHHQGEITFSLMYAFTENFMLPLSHDEVVHGKGPLIDKMPGDEWQRFANLRTLYAYMYAHPGTKLLFMGGEFGQTQEWKHDHSLDWHLTQYTPHSSLQKLVKRLNEFYHSEPAFYEFQFQAEGFEWIDINDWQNSVISFVRKGHQEQNNIYVVINFTPVVRENYRIGVPKKGHLKEVFNTDDVEFNGSGVLNSGSLETLPIPMHGRERSINLRLPPLGAVFLKYEDK; this comes from the coding sequence ATGGAATCTTCTCATCTTACACGCCTAACTGAGTTTGATGTTTACCTTTTCAACGAAGGTAAGCATTATAACCTTTACGATAAGCTAGGGTCACACCTTATGAATCATAATGGTGTGGACGGTACATACTTTGCAGTATGGGCGCCAAATGCTGAAAAAGTGTCAGTAGTTGGTGACTTTAACGAGTGGAACAGAGAAGCAAATCCTATGACTGCTCGTTGGGATACTTCTGGGGTTTGGGAAGTATTTATTCCTAATGTAGGTAAAGGTACTCGTTACAAATATTTTATCAGGTCTCATAACAACGGCTATGAAGCTGAAAAAGGAGATCCTTTCGCTGTGCATTGGGAAGTACCTCCACAAACAGCTTCTATTGTCTGGGACCACGACTATACCTGGACAGACAGTCAATGGCTGGAAGAAAGAAAGAAAAAAGTAGGAGAGGACCAGCCTATGGCCGTTTATGAGGTGCATATAGGTTCTTGGAAAAGAAAAGGCGAGGATGGTCAGGATTTTATGAGCTATCGTGAGTTGGCAGATGATCTTCCTGGCTATCTAAAGTGGATGGGCTATACCCATGTAGAGTTTCTTCCAGTAATGGAGCATCCGTTTTACGGTTCCTGGGGGTACCAGTGTACCGGATATTTTGCTCCAAGTAGCCGCTATGGTTCACCACAAGACTTTAAATACTTAATTGATAAGCTGCACGAAGAAGGTATAGGAGTTATACTAGACTGGGTGCCGTCTCACTTTCCTAACGACTTACATGGGCTGCACTACTTTGATGGTACTCATCTGTTTGAGCACGAAGATCCTCGTCAGGGGTATCATCCTGACTGGAACAGCTACATCTTTAATTACGGCAGAAATGAGGTTCGCTCCTTTTTGTTAAGTAGTGCGCTGTACTGGCTTAAGGAGTTTCATGCCGATGGGTTAAGAGTAGATGCTGTAGCCTCTATGTTGTATCTGGATTACTCAAGAAAAGAAGGTGAATGGATACCCAACCAGTATGGGGGAAGAGAGAACCTGGAAGCTATTAGCTTTCTGCGCGACTTCAATGATGCGATAGACGCTGAATTTCCAGATGTGCACACCATCGCTGAGGAGTCTACCGCCTGGCCTATGGTTTCGCGACCTACACAGATTGGTGGGTTAGGCTTTGAAATGAAGTGGATGATGGGTTGGATGCATGATACATTGGATTATATGGCTAAGGACCCTATTCACCGAGGTCACCATCAGGGAGAGATTACCTTTAGTCTGATGTATGCCTTTACCGAAAACTTTATGCTGCCTTTGTCTCACGATGAGGTAGTTCACGGAAAAGGACCTCTTATTGATAAAATGCCGGGCGACGAATGGCAAAGGTTTGCTAATTTAAGAACACTTTATGCCTATATGTATGCCCACCCTGGTACTAAATTACTGTTTATGGGTGGAGAGTTCGGACAAACCCAGGAGTGGAAGCATGATCATAGTCTTGACTGGCATCTAACCCAATATACACCGCATTCCAGCTTGCAAAAGCTTGTAAAAAGGCTGAACGAATTTTACCATTCTGAACCAGCATTTTACGAATTTCAATTTCAAGCAGAAGGGTTTGAGTGGATAGATATCAATGACTGGCAAAATTCGGTGATTAGTTTTGTGAGAAAAGGTCATCAGGAACAGAACAACATTTATGTAGTAATTAACTTTACACCGGTTGTGAGGGAAAACTATCGCATTGGAGTTCCAAAAAAAGGACATCTCAAAGAGGTTTTTAATACAGATGATGTAGAGTTTAATGGTAGCGGCGTATTAAATTCTGGCTCATTAGAAACCTTACCCATACCTATGCACGGAAGAGAACGCTCTATTAATCTGCGTTTGCCTCCTTTGGGAGCTGTATTTTTGAAGTATGAAGATAAATAA
- the mtaB gene encoding tRNA (N(6)-L-threonylcarbamoyladenosine(37)-C(2))-methylthiotransferase MtaB, translating into MENQARSVAFYTLGCKLNFSETSTIGRMFEKKGYRKVEFHEKADIYIINTCSVTDNADKKCRKVVREARALSPNAYICIIGCYAQLKPKEISEIPGVDAVLGAAEKFRLLELLDGFRRTEEVQVLASEVKEANTFQHAFSINDRTRTFLKVQDGCNYHCTFCTIPLARGKSRSDRIANIIASAQEIAQTDVKEVVLTGVNIGDFGIVDGKRVERFADLVAALDEVEGLDRIRISSIEPNLLSNDIIAFVAQSKRFVPHFHIPLQSGSNKILRLMRRRYLRELYVDRVQKIKELMPHCCIGVDVIVGFPGETEEDFLDTYQFLNELPISYLHVFTYSERANTPAAEMGAVVPKKERSRRSKMLRILSEKKKRQFYEENVGAEGIVLFEEDIENGQMHGFTENYVRVTAKYDPLLINELKPVKLTQINDQGLMEVEEPEMVYETH; encoded by the coding sequence ATGGAAAATCAAGCGCGTTCGGTTGCCTTTTACACTTTAGGGTGCAAACTCAATTTTTCTGAGACCTCAACCATAGGTCGTATGTTTGAAAAAAAGGGTTATCGTAAAGTAGAATTTCATGAGAAGGCAGATATCTATATCATCAATACCTGCTCAGTTACAGATAACGCAGACAAAAAATGTAGAAAAGTAGTGCGCGAAGCTCGTGCGCTTTCGCCCAATGCTTATATCTGTATAATAGGTTGCTATGCGCAGCTTAAACCCAAGGAGATTTCTGAAATTCCGGGGGTAGATGCTGTATTGGGGGCTGCAGAAAAATTTCGCTTACTAGAGCTATTAGACGGATTTAGACGTACAGAAGAGGTGCAGGTGCTAGCTTCAGAAGTAAAAGAAGCCAATACCTTCCAGCATGCTTTCTCTATCAACGATCGTACACGTACATTTCTTAAAGTACAGGATGGCTGTAATTACCACTGTACCTTCTGTACAATTCCACTGGCAAGAGGCAAAAGCCGAAGCGATAGAATAGCAAACATTATAGCTTCTGCGCAGGAGATTGCGCAAACTGATGTAAAAGAGGTAGTGCTCACTGGCGTTAATATCGGCGATTTTGGCATTGTTGATGGCAAAAGAGTAGAGCGCTTTGCAGACCTGGTTGCGGCTTTGGATGAGGTAGAAGGACTAGACAGAATCAGAATTTCATCTATAGAACCTAATTTGCTTAGCAATGATATAATAGCATTTGTTGCTCAATCTAAAAGGTTTGTGCCGCATTTTCATATCCCTTTACAGTCAGGCTCCAATAAAATTCTGCGCCTGATGAGAAGAAGATATTTGCGAGAACTATACGTAGACCGTGTGCAGAAAATTAAAGAGCTGATGCCTCACTGTTGTATAGGCGTAGATGTAATTGTTGGCTTTCCGGGTGAAACTGAAGAAGACTTTCTGGATACTTATCAGTTTTTAAATGAGCTACCAATTTCATACCTGCATGTGTTTACTTATTCGGAAAGAGCCAATACACCGGCTGCTGAAATGGGAGCTGTAGTTCCTAAAAAAGAAAGAAGCCGCCGCTCTAAGATGTTGCGTATCCTTTCAGAAAAGAAAAAACGACAGTTCTATGAAGAAAATGTAGGAGCTGAAGGTATAGTTTTATTTGAGGAAGATATTGAAAATGGTCAGATGCACGGCTTTACAGAAAATTATGTTCGCGTAACGGCCAAGTATGACCCATTGCTTATAAATGAGCTTAAGCCAGTTAAACTAACTCAAATTAATGATCAAGGCTTAATGGAGGTAGAAGAACCAGAAATGGTTTATGAAACACATTAA
- a CDS encoding glutamine synthetase beta-grasp domain-containing protein, producing MTKSKLEYIWLDGYQPTQELRSKTKIVNDFDGKLESCPMWSFDGSSTLQAEGGSSDCLLKPVAIYPDPDRENGWLVMTEVLTAEGEPHPSNGRAQIDDDDNDFWFGFEQEYFIMDAKTDLPLGFPRGGFPGPQGQYYCSVGGRYTWGRSLVEEHLNLCLKAGINVEGINQEVAPGQWEFQNFAKGAKKAGDEIWIARYLLNRLTEKYGYYIELHPKPVQGDWNGSGMHANFSNSIMRTAGSKETYDKICEAFRPVTEHHIEVYGAHNDQRLTGQHETQSIDQFSYGISDRGASIRIPIATVESGWKGYLEDRRPASNADPYKVAARIIKTVKTAVV from the coding sequence ATGACGAAATCAAAGCTTGAGTACATCTGGTTAGATGGCTATCAGCCGACACAAGAACTTAGAAGTAAAACAAAAATTGTAAACGACTTTGATGGCAAGCTGGAGAGCTGCCCTATGTGGTCTTTTGATGGTAGTTCTACCCTACAAGCTGAAGGTGGATCTTCAGATTGTCTACTTAAGCCGGTAGCTATATACCCTGATCCTGATAGAGAAAACGGGTGGTTGGTAATGACAGAGGTGCTTACCGCTGAAGGAGAGCCTCATCCTTCTAACGGTAGAGCTCAAATTGATGATGATGATAACGACTTTTGGTTCGGATTTGAGCAAGAGTACTTTATCATGGACGCTAAAACTGACCTTCCTCTTGGTTTCCCTCGTGGTGGTTTTCCTGGTCCGCAGGGACAGTACTACTGCTCGGTAGGTGGCCGCTATACCTGGGGTAGATCTTTAGTAGAAGAGCACCTTAACCTTTGCTTAAAAGCTGGTATCAATGTAGAAGGTATCAACCAGGAAGTTGCCCCTGGTCAGTGGGAGTTTCAGAACTTTGCTAAAGGTGCAAAAAAAGCTGGAGATGAGATATGGATAGCTCGCTATCTTCTAAACAGACTTACTGAAAAATATGGCTATTATATAGAGCTACACCCTAAACCTGTACAAGGTGACTGGAACGGTTCTGGTATGCACGCTAACTTCTCTAATAGCATCATGAGAACTGCTGGTAGCAAAGAAACTTACGACAAAATATGTGAGGCTTTCAGACCTGTAACTGAACACCACATTGAAGTATATGGTGCTCATAATGATCAGCGTTTGACCGGACAGCACGAAACTCAGTCTATTGACCAGTTCTCTTACGGTATTTCTGACCGTGGTGCTTCTATCCGTATTCCTATTGCTACAGTGGAGAGCGGATGGAAAGGATATCTGGAAGACAGAAGACCTGCTTCTAACGCTGATCCTTACAAAGTAGCAGCACGTATTATTAAAACTGTAAAGACTGCAGTTGTATAA
- a CDS encoding DMT family transporter yields the protein MAIADDMKVNPYLQVLLAVLIMGSSGVFIKFLSLPPLVLSFFRMAIPTALLFIYFSIRGVNLFRYPVKLMLLGSVLNAARIFLFITSYTYTSISNAVIILYTWPVYATILSMLFLKEQVPNRNKVLLALPIIGIVLMFINQPFNTENRDFLGMSAMLLSALIYAMTIIVFKRESHKYSGFETVFFQNLAGGFIFLPFLLQENITFTIEQLSTLLLFGVLIGIIAFGLFFSALKKIKASTISFLTYLEVLVATMYGVIIFDENLSWNTMFGGGLIIVSTLLLKKK from the coding sequence GTGGCGATTGCTGATGATATGAAAGTTAACCCTTACCTGCAAGTACTGCTGGCAGTGCTTATTATGGGCTCCTCAGGAGTGTTTATCAAGTTTTTAAGTTTACCGCCTCTGGTGCTGTCATTTTTTAGAATGGCTATACCTACTGCCCTACTCTTTATCTACTTTAGTATTAGAGGAGTTAATTTATTTCGCTATCCGGTAAAGCTAATGCTGCTGGGCTCAGTACTGAATGCCGCACGTATATTCCTTTTCATTACCAGCTATACCTATACCAGTATATCTAATGCTGTAATTATTCTGTACACCTGGCCGGTATATGCCACTATTTTAAGTATGCTTTTTTTAAAGGAGCAGGTACCTAACAGAAACAAAGTCTTGCTTGCACTACCAATAATCGGGATTGTTCTGATGTTTATCAACCAGCCCTTTAATACCGAAAATAGAGATTTTTTAGGGATGAGTGCGATGCTGTTGTCCGCCCTAATTTATGCTATGACTATCATTGTTTTTAAACGTGAGTCTCATAAGTATAGCGGCTTTGAGACTGTCTTTTTCCAGAATCTGGCAGGTGGCTTTATCTTTCTCCCTTTTTTACTCCAAGAAAACATAACGTTTACTATTGAGCAATTATCCACCCTATTACTTTTTGGTGTATTAATCGGAATTATTGCCTTTGGCTTGTTTTTCTCTGCGCTCAAAAAGATTAAGGCCTCTACCATTTCTTTTTTAACATATCTAGAAGTGCTGGTAGCAACGATGTATGGTGTAATAATCTTTGACGAGAACCTGAGCTGGAATACTATGTTTGGCGGTGGACTTATTATTGTATCCACACTTCTATTGAAAAAAAAATAG